One Defluviimonas sp. SAOS-178_SWC DNA window includes the following coding sequences:
- a CDS encoding cysteine hydrolase family protein yields MPQHYLYGELRTLPSTEAYRKFFDIAETAVICIDMHKGHLSDAPECPCPAPRGRPLVGPIDTFHDTARGMGIRIVHVKSQLRKSGADDLNGIPSAWRLGFSEYVGGIPNIAEHAIEGSEWTDLVTRVEPGDEIVSSKKRLSAFYPSDLDFLLRQMGVKTIVLTGIMTDCCILSTAFEGSNRNYRVVTVRDLVAGTNDELEEAALKIMSLNTGLVMDSGDLIEAWTSSYVSASAGSDRR; encoded by the coding sequence ATGCCACAGCACTATCTCTACGGTGAACTCCGCACCCTTCCCTCCACCGAAGCCTACCGGAAGTTCTTCGACATCGCTGAAACCGCGGTGATCTGCATTGACATGCACAAGGGCCATCTGTCGGACGCACCCGAGTGCCCGTGTCCGGCGCCGCGCGGACGCCCGCTGGTAGGGCCAATCGACACCTTCCACGACACAGCGCGGGGCATGGGGATTCGGATTGTTCATGTCAAATCCCAACTGCGCAAATCCGGTGCAGACGACCTCAACGGCATTCCAAGCGCCTGGCGGTTGGGATTCAGCGAATATGTCGGCGGGATCCCCAATATCGCCGAACATGCGATCGAGGGAAGCGAATGGACCGATCTGGTGACGCGGGTCGAACCCGGGGACGAAATCGTCAGTTCAAAGAAGCGTCTGTCGGCCTTCTATCCCAGCGATCTGGATTTTTTGCTGCGCCAGATGGGCGTCAAGACGATCGTACTGACGGGTATCATGACGGATTGCTGCATCCTGAGTACGGCCTTCGAGGGATCGAACCGCAACTACCGTGTCGTCACAGTCCGCGACCTTGTTGCGGGAACGAACGACGAGCTGGAGGAGGCAGCGCTGAAGATCATGTCGCTGAACACCGGACTCGTCATGGATTCCGGCGATCTGATCGAGGCGTGGACTAGCAGTTACGTCTCGGCATCAGCGGGATCGGATCGACGGTGA
- a CDS encoding helix-turn-helix domain-containing protein, translated as MLTLRIIGQRIRQIRKSRRMTLQQLAEECGLSTSMLSLVERGRAAPSIGSLIVISETLGVKMSDLTDGNADKQNIVVRSADARVVVTAEDVIRRILTEDTLNDVTVAINEYGPGSASNDVSITHDGHEYGFLLEGELHVEVDGVNHMLIPGDFICYSSQRPHRIQNRSSKKAKTIWFNLGSQ; from the coding sequence ATGCTGACGCTGAGGATCATCGGACAACGCATTCGGCAGATACGGAAGAGCCGACGAATGACTCTCCAGCAACTCGCAGAAGAATGTGGCTTGAGCACATCGATGCTTAGCTTGGTCGAACGCGGTCGCGCGGCACCATCGATCGGCTCGCTAATCGTTATTAGCGAAACGCTGGGCGTAAAGATGTCAGACCTGACCGACGGCAACGCCGACAAGCAAAACATTGTCGTGCGATCGGCCGATGCGCGCGTCGTGGTAACCGCAGAGGACGTGATCCGCAGGATACTGACGGAAGACACCCTCAACGACGTAACCGTGGCGATCAACGAATACGGACCGGGTAGCGCCTCGAACGACGTCTCGATCACGCATGACGGTCACGAATACGGGTTTCTCCTCGAAGGAGAGCTTCATGTCGAGGTCGATGGCGTCAACCACATGCTGATCCCGGGGGACTTCATCTGCTATTCTTCCCAGCGGCCGCACCGGATTCAGAACCGAAGCAGCAAGAAGGCAAAAACCATCTGGTTTAACCTCGGATCTCAATGA
- a CDS encoding integrase core domain-containing protein: MAGHESYNAIVRLECLAQHWFLSREDAREKVETWRREYNEARPHGAIGDQPPMAMLPWLKTSSLADQPPGFHT; the protein is encoded by the coding sequence GTGGCAGGTCACGAGAGCTACAATGCCATCGTGCGTCTGGAATGCCTCGCGCAGCACTGGTTCCTGAGCCGCGAAGACGCCCGCGAAAAGGTCGAAACCTGGCGCCGGGAATACAACGAAGCTAGACCGCATGGCGCAATCGGTGACCAACCGCCGATGGCCATGCTGCCTTGGCTCAAGACATCATCCCTAGCCGACCAACCGCCCGGATTCCATACTTAG
- a CDS encoding IS3 family transposase — MPLLWKRVWHRFGVVGNEGVRYGYRRIHILLRRESWEINVERVRRLYNLEALQMRLEPSRRRVMAELRSDRSDATGPNQV, encoded by the coding sequence GTGCCGTTGCTCTGGAAACGGGTCTGGCACCGTTTCGGCGTGGTCGGCAATGAGGGTGTCCGCTACGGGTACAGGCGTATCCATATCCTGCTGCGGCGTGAAAGCTGGGAGATAAACGTAGAACGGGTCAGGCGATTGTACAATCTTGAGGCGCTCCAGATGCGGCTGGAACCGTCACGTCGGCGGGTCATGGCGGAGCTCCGGAGCGATCGCAGCGACGCGACCGGGCCAAACCAGGTCTGA
- a CDS encoding quinone oxidoreductase family protein — MTRMKAAVLTEAGVPAFADFPVPAGNTAGPVVEVALAGMNPIDMFLATQPGVGFPRVPGNEGVGMLDGKRVYFSAVSPYGSMAQKAVAAPDRSFDLPDGVSDEMGVALGIGGLTSYFSLKSGGNLQKGETVLILGASGIVGQGAVQLARRLGAGRVVAAARNLAAIQDLGADANVAIADDEDAFTLADKIRQAASGRLDVILDPVWGMPAHAALLASTAKARLVQIGHSAAVSMPLAPAFLRGKTASIVGYSSSTESPDVRKAAYAELCELANKGDFVLPTKRMTLSNITDIWSAQSSSPNAKLCIDVNA, encoded by the coding sequence ATGACTAGAATGAAAGCTGCCGTTCTGACCGAGGCCGGCGTTCCTGCATTTGCGGACTTCCCTGTGCCGGCGGGCAATACTGCCGGGCCGGTTGTCGAAGTGGCACTTGCGGGCATGAACCCGATCGACATGTTCCTGGCCACCCAGCCCGGCGTCGGATTTCCGCGCGTGCCCGGCAACGAAGGGGTCGGCATGCTGGATGGCAAGCGGGTCTATTTCTCTGCAGTTTCGCCATATGGATCCATGGCGCAAAAGGCAGTGGCCGCGCCTGACCGGTCCTTCGATCTTCCCGACGGCGTCAGCGATGAAATGGGCGTTGCGCTGGGTATCGGCGGACTGACCTCGTATTTTTCGCTGAAATCGGGAGGTAATCTGCAGAAGGGCGAGACGGTTCTCATTCTGGGCGCCAGCGGGATCGTAGGCCAGGGTGCCGTTCAGCTTGCACGTCGTCTGGGCGCAGGCCGGGTTGTTGCGGCCGCCCGGAATCTGGCCGCGATCCAGGACCTCGGTGCAGATGCCAACGTGGCTATTGCGGACGATGAAGACGCCTTCACGTTGGCAGACAAAATTCGCCAAGCGGCATCGGGTCGGCTTGACGTCATCCTCGATCCAGTTTGGGGAATGCCGGCGCATGCTGCTCTCTTGGCCTCAACGGCGAAAGCCCGACTTGTGCAGATTGGACATTCTGCGGCGGTCTCGATGCCACTAGCTCCGGCTTTCTTGCGCGGCAAGACGGCGTCGATTGTCGGGTATTCGTCCTCCACTGAATCTCCTGACGTCCGGAAGGCGGCCTATGCCGAGTTGTGTGAACTTGCCAATAAAGGCGACTTCGTTCTGCCAACCAAGCGAATGACGCTTAGCAATATTACCGACATCTGGTCAGCCCAGAGCTCATCGCCGAACGCAAAACTTTGCATAGATGTGAATGCGTGA
- a CDS encoding carboxymuconolactone decarboxylase family protein, with protein sequence MTAEQRAVHDRISNGPRGGVPLPFLAILDSPALCDAIQGVGEAIRYRSKMTDRQREIAILAAAAANGSGYEWDYHDKLAVKAGLTPAERQSILDGSGDGLTGGDRAIVRYVRHAVQARRANAEELARIAKAFGPEIATEATAIAGYYPLLALFLDAGELDTPLPEKITP encoded by the coding sequence ATGACTGCCGAACAACGTGCGGTCCACGACCGGATCTCCAACGGGCCGCGCGGTGGCGTCCCCTTGCCGTTCCTCGCGATCCTGGACAGCCCGGCGCTTTGCGACGCAATTCAGGGTGTCGGGGAAGCCATTCGCTATCGCAGCAAGATGACCGATCGCCAGCGTGAGATTGCAATTCTTGCCGCAGCGGCGGCCAACGGATCCGGATATGAGTGGGACTATCACGACAAGCTTGCCGTGAAGGCGGGACTAACCCCGGCCGAGCGGCAGAGCATCCTTGACGGCAGCGGCGACGGGCTGACTGGCGGCGACCGTGCCATCGTGCGCTATGTCCGCCATGCCGTTCAGGCCCGCCGCGCCAATGCAGAAGAGCTTGCCCGGATCGCCAAGGCGTTCGGGCCCGAGATCGCCACAGAAGCGACGGCCATCGCGGGGTATTATCCCTTGCTTGCCCTCTTTCTGGACGCCGGCGAACTGGACACCCCCTTGCCTGAGAAGATCACACCATGA